A segment of the Acidimicrobiales bacterium genome:
GGTTCGGCTGGTTCGGCCGGGTGAGCTCGATGACGAACGGGGCGGCGTCCATCCGGAACCCGGCGACGCCCAGCTGGAGCCAGAAAGCCATGATCCTGCGGATCTCGGAGCGGACATCGGGGTTGGCCATGTTGAGGTCCGGCTGGAACTCGTAGAAGCGGTGGTGGTACCAGGCCTTCGCCTCGTCGTCCCAGGTCCAGGTTCGCTCCTGGACCCCCGGGAACACGACGCCCTCGCTCTTGTCCGACGGCTCGTCGGCCGACCACACGTACCAGTCGCGGTACGGCGAGTCCTCGCTCGACCGTGCCGACCGGAACCACGGGTGCAGGTCGGACGTGTGGTTGACGACCAGGTCGATGATCACGCGCAGGCCCCTGTTGGCCGCCTGGTGGATCAGCTCCACGAAGTCCCCGAGCGTGCCCAGCCGCTCGTCGATCCCGTAGAAGTCCGTCACGTCGTAGCCGTCGTCGCGGTTGGGCGTGGGGTGGACGGGGTTCAGCCACAGGCAGGTGACGCCCAGCCGGGCCAGGTAGTCGAGGCGGCTGATCAGCCCCGGGAGGTCACCGATCCCGTCCCCGTCGGAGTCCTGGAAGGTGTCGACGTCGAGGCAGTAGACGACAGCTTGCTTGTACCAGCGCTCGTGCATCCCCCACACCTACCCGCACACGCCGCTGCCGCACGCCGACTGGCGATGGAAGCCGCCGGCGCCGATCCGGCGCTACGTCCGGCGCAGGACCACCGCCTGGACGGGCCCGAGGCGACCGGTCCAGCGGGTGCCGTCGTCCGCCACCGGGCCGGTGGAGACGTCGACGGCCCAGGCGCCGTGGGGCACGGCCACGTCGGCTGCCTCGTCGCCGAAATTGGCGACGACGACCCGCGTGTCGGCGGCGGCCGCCCGCTCGTAGGCGAGCACGTCGGCCGGCGCGGGCAGCAGCCGCCACGCGCCGGCGTGAAGGGCGGGTGACGACCGGCGAGCGGCGAGCAGGCGGCGGTACAGATGCAGGATGGACTCCGGGTCGCGTCCGAGCACTTCCGGATTGCGCACCTCGGGCGACGGCGACCAGGGCAGCCACGGCTGCGATCCGCCCCAACCGTGACCGGAGCGGTCCTGCCACGGGATCGGCGCCCGGCACCCGTCGCGCCCGCCCGGGTCGACGCGTTCGGCGTCGGCGACGAGGGCGTCCTCGAGGCCGAGCTCCTCCCCTGCGTACAGCACCGGCGTCCCCCGCAGCGTCAGCAGCACGAGCGCGGCCACCCGGGCACGCGCCTCTCCACCGCCGTACCGGGTGCGGTGGCGGGGGGTGTCGTGGTTCGACAGCACCCAGACCGGCCATGCCCCCACCGGATCGAAGGCGGTCTCGGCCTCGACCACGAGATCGGCCCACCGGGCCGCGGACCAGGGCGCGTGGAGGAGTGAGAAGTTGAACACCAGGTGCAGCTCGTCGTGCCGCCCGTAGTACGGAGCGAGCAGTGCGGCGGTCCCGAGGTTCACCTCGCCGACCATGGCCCGGTCGCCGGGATAGGAGTCGAGCACCGATCTGATCCCCCGGAGGAGGCCGTGGGTGGACGGATGGTCGTGGACGCCGACGACGCCGCCGGCCACGAGCTCGAGCGGCTGGTCCGGGAGGGCCGGGTCCTTGCCGATGGCGTGGACGACGTCGGCCCGGAAGCCGTCGACGCCGCGGTCGAGCCAGAACCGCAGCACCCCGTGCATGGCCTCGACGACGCCGCCCTCGGCCCAGTTCAGGTCGGGCTGCTCGGGCAGGAACAGATGCAGATACCACTGCGCCGTCGTCTCGTCCCAGGTCCACGCCCGGCCACCGAAAGCAGCCAGCCAGTTGTTCGGCGGCCGCCCGGTGCCTCCTCCGTCGCGCCACACGTACCAGTTCCGCTTCGGCGACTCCCGCGAGCGCCTTGACTCGACGAACCACGGGTGCCGGTCGCTCGTGTGGTTCGGCACCCAGTCGAGCAGGAGTCGGAGCCCCCCGTCGTGGACGTCGGCCAGGAGGCGGTCGAACGCAGCCAGATCGCCGAACGTCGGGTCGATGTCGCAGTGGTCGCTGACGTCGTAACCGAAATCGGCCATAGGTGATCGGTAGATCGGCGACAGCCACAGTCCGTCGAC
Coding sequences within it:
- a CDS encoding alpha-amylase family glycosyl hydrolase, producing the protein MEEPVAVPMPWWKTSVLYQIYPRSFADSDGDGVGDLEGVRGHLDHLRWLGVDGLWLSPIYRSPMADFGYDVSDHCDIDPTFGDLAAFDRLLADVHDGGLRLLLDWVPNHTSDRHPWFVESRRSRESPKRNWYVWRDGGGTGRPPNNWLAAFGGRAWTWDETTAQWYLHLFLPEQPDLNWAEGGVVEAMHGVLRFWLDRGVDGFRADVVHAIGKDPALPDQPLELVAGGVVGVHDHPSTHGLLRGIRSVLDSYPGDRAMVGEVNLGTAALLAPYYGRHDELHLVFNFSLLHAPWSAARWADLVVEAETAFDPVGAWPVWVLSNHDTPRHRTRYGGGEARARVAALVLLTLRGTPVLYAGEELGLEDALVADAERVDPGGRDGCRAPIPWQDRSGHGWGGSQPWLPWSPSPEVRNPEVLGRDPESILHLYRRLLAARRSSPALHAGAWRLLPAPADVLAYERAAAADTRVVVANFGDEAADVAVPHGAWAVDVSTGPVADDGTRWTGRLGPVQAVVLRRT